One window of Fimbriimonadia bacterium genomic DNA carries:
- a CDS encoding DUF378 domain-containing protein, whose product MKTLDVIAAILLVIGGLNWGLVGVMQFDLVATLFGEGSILSRIVYSLVGLSALYQGLQWKAIQTRWNVAPSMG is encoded by the coding sequence ATGAAGACACTAGACGTTATCGCAGCCATTCTACTAGTCATCGGCGGCCTCAATTGGGGCTTGGTCGGCGTCATGCAGTTCGACCTCGTTGCCACTCTGTTCGGCGAAGGCTCCATCCTGAGCCGCATCGTGTACAGCCTCGTCGGTCTCAGCGCCCTGTATCAGGGACTGCAGTGGAAGGCCATCCAGACCCGTTGGAACGTCGCGCCCTCTATGGGCTAG